In Pseudovibrio brasiliensis, the following are encoded in one genomic region:
- a CDS encoding universal stress protein has product MVAIRKSNEEGHHRKFLVVVDDTPECGRAIVYAAKRAARTGGIVLLLYVIAPGNFQHWLGVEDIMRQEARDNADTILAKAAERVRAAARTEPELVVREGHQSDEIIALIEEDADIAILVLAAGTSKEGPGPLVSSIAGKSAGTFPIPTTIVPGNLDDDALDALA; this is encoded by the coding sequence ATGGTAGCTATTCGCAAAAGTAATGAAGAAGGTCACCACCGCAAGTTTCTGGTCGTTGTTGATGACACGCCAGAATGTGGTCGAGCCATCGTTTATGCCGCAAAGCGTGCAGCCCGCACCGGCGGTATTGTTCTCTTGCTCTATGTTATTGCACCCGGAAACTTTCAGCATTGGCTTGGGGTTGAGGACATCATGCGTCAGGAAGCGCGTGATAATGCAGATACAATTCTGGCAAAAGCTGCTGAAAGAGTAAGAGCTGCGGCAAGAACAGAACCTGAGCTGGTTGTTCGCGAAGGCCATCAGTCAGATGAGATTATCGCCCTGATTGAAGAAGACGCAGACATTGCGATTCTCGTCTTGGCAGCAGGAACCAGCAAGGAAGGGCCAGGCCCTCTTGTTTCATCCATAGCGGGCAAATCGGCAGGTACATTCCCGATCCCGACAACCATCGTGCCAGGTAATTTGGACGATGATGCACTGGATGCTCTTGCCTGA
- a CDS encoding NifU family protein, which translates to MFIQTEATPNPATLKFLPGRVVLPEGTRDFRSAEEAAISPLAEKLFSIPGVVGIFFGHDFITVTKDETDWQHMRPAILGAIMENFMANTPILKGEETGDGDIGEEFFDAEDEETVTMIKELLETRVRPAVAQDGGDITFRGYREGIVYLSMRGACAGCPSSTATLSHGIQNLMRHFIPEVQEVRQM; encoded by the coding sequence ATGTTCATTCAGACCGAAGCGACACCAAACCCGGCAACCCTGAAGTTTTTGCCTGGCCGTGTAGTATTGCCGGAAGGCACGCGCGATTTCCGCTCGGCAGAAGAAGCCGCTATCTCGCCGCTGGCTGAGAAGCTTTTCTCTATTCCAGGTGTTGTTGGCATCTTCTTTGGACATGACTTTATCACCGTCACCAAGGATGAGACTGACTGGCAGCATATGCGCCCGGCCATTCTCGGTGCGATCATGGAAAACTTCATGGCCAACACCCCAATCCTCAAAGGTGAGGAAACTGGTGACGGCGACATTGGAGAAGAGTTCTTCGACGCAGAAGACGAAGAAACCGTAACCATGATCAAAGAGCTCCTCGAAACCCGTGTACGCCCTGCTGTTGCTCAGGACGGTGGCGACATAACATTCCGGGGATATCGTGAGGGTATCGTTTATTTGAGCATGCGCGGCGCGTGTGCTGGTTGCCCATCCTCAACTGCAACATTGAGCCATGGCATTCAGAACCTCATGCGGCATTTCATCCCAGAAGTTCAAGAAGTTAGACAAATGTAG
- a CDS encoding lysophospholipid acyltransferase family protein: MATVRAVCIIAALTIVTLALIPPQWVAMKLGWPVQRKFPLLWHKAASRLIGLRVHQHGQMASERPLLVTANHCSWLDIVVLGCTKPLSFIAKSEVAGWPIFGLFAKLQRTVFVNRQRRSDTGRVAQEVAKRMAQGDAMVLFAEGTSSNGNEVLPFRSALVGAVHHAMNVGDEEVAYVQPLSIAYTRLQGMPMGRFWRAHVAWYGDMELAGHLWSVIKEGGLDVDLTWGTPVPIEKATNRKRLTRDLEEQVRGMTIEALQGNLPKQQEQVQA; the protein is encoded by the coding sequence ATGGCAACTGTCAGAGCAGTTTGCATAATCGCCGCACTAACGATCGTTACGCTGGCCCTCATTCCCCCTCAGTGGGTCGCAATGAAGCTAGGCTGGCCGGTCCAGCGGAAATTTCCTCTGCTCTGGCACAAAGCCGCCTCCCGTCTGATAGGCCTGCGCGTCCACCAACATGGACAAATGGCATCTGAACGCCCTCTTCTAGTCACCGCCAATCACTGTTCCTGGCTGGATATCGTGGTGTTGGGCTGTACGAAACCCCTCAGTTTCATCGCAAAATCTGAAGTTGCTGGCTGGCCGATCTTTGGCCTCTTCGCCAAGCTCCAGCGGACCGTATTTGTCAACCGTCAACGAAGATCCGACACAGGCCGGGTAGCTCAGGAAGTCGCTAAGCGCATGGCGCAGGGCGATGCCATGGTGCTGTTTGCGGAAGGAACGTCCAGCAACGGCAACGAGGTGCTGCCTTTCCGCTCTGCGCTCGTGGGAGCCGTTCACCATGCAATGAATGTGGGAGATGAGGAGGTTGCTTATGTGCAGCCGCTTTCCATCGCCTATACGCGCCTGCAAGGCATGCCAATGGGGCGCTTCTGGCGCGCCCATGTTGCCTGGTATGGAGACATGGAACTCGCAGGACATCTCTGGTCTGTCATCAAAGAAGGTGGACTGGACGTTGATTTGACGTGGGGCACGCCTGTCCCAATCGAAAAAGCGACTAATCGCAAGCGCTTAACGCGTGATTTGGAGGAGCAGGTCAGAGGTATGACCATTGAAGCATTGCAGGGAAATCTTCCCAAACAGCAAGAGCAGGTCCAAGCCTGA
- the tsaB gene encoding tRNA (adenosine(37)-N6)-threonylcarbamoyltransferase complex dimerization subunit type 1 TsaB, producing MKLLAIDTALSTCAAAVLTDDGGTSDIVSQCEDLGRGHAERIMGMVASVMTDSSTTFNSLDRIVVNVGPGSFTGLRVGLSIARGFGLVLEKPVVSVTTLAAIAHEALDAAPVRKPILVVLDARRDEVYCQNFDETGAPIGDARVSTVKDLAHSLDGETILAGSAAQAVANAAGIDKSRVCNDAAAASIDYIAKLGKGASRQDKAPMPLYLRAPDAVPGEKGKVRRQ from the coding sequence ATGAAGTTGCTTGCTATTGATACCGCACTAAGTACCTGTGCTGCCGCTGTTTTAACTGATGACGGCGGGACATCGGATATTGTCTCCCAATGCGAAGATCTCGGCCGGGGCCACGCCGAGCGCATCATGGGCATGGTTGCGAGTGTCATGACGGATTCCTCGACCACGTTCAACTCGCTGGACCGCATTGTCGTCAATGTTGGCCCTGGCAGTTTTACCGGTCTGCGCGTTGGCCTTTCCATCGCCCGCGGCTTTGGGCTGGTACTTGAAAAGCCGGTGGTCTCCGTAACAACACTGGCCGCAATCGCACACGAAGCTCTGGACGCTGCTCCTGTCAGAAAACCAATTCTGGTGGTTCTCGATGCGCGCCGTGATGAAGTGTATTGTCAGAATTTCGATGAAACCGGCGCCCCAATTGGTGACGCCCGTGTTTCAACCGTAAAAGATCTTGCTCACTCGCTGGATGGTGAAACAATCCTCGCAGGCTCTGCTGCGCAGGCTGTTGCCAATGCTGCCGGGATTGATAAGTCCCGCGTTTGCAACGATGCAGCTGCTGCATCGATTGACTACATCGCCAAGCTCGGTAAAGGTGCTAGTCGTCAGGATAAGGCGCCGATGCCACTTTATCTGCGTGCCCCTGACGCTGTTCCGGGTGAGAAAGGAAAGGTTCGTCGTCAATGA
- the rimI gene encoding ribosomal protein S18-alanine N-acetyltransferase, which translates to MKSWWTSEKPLVIERAEKDDLPKLAKLHAECFKQNWGTAELTTIFEQKGVFFLSARTSGVTGKTDLGFVVIRAIAGEAEVLTIAVSPKQQNKGVGRKLMEAAIFQLYSDRTEALFLEVDDTNDSALKLYKKLGFKKVGERKAYYAASEGSGTALVMRCDLL; encoded by the coding sequence ATGAAGTCCTGGTGGACATCAGAGAAGCCGCTGGTGATCGAGCGCGCTGAGAAGGACGACCTGCCTAAACTGGCGAAACTTCACGCAGAGTGCTTCAAGCAAAACTGGGGTACAGCAGAACTCACCACAATCTTTGAGCAGAAGGGAGTTTTCTTCCTGTCTGCACGCACGTCTGGTGTAACCGGCAAAACCGATCTGGGTTTTGTTGTGATCCGTGCGATTGCTGGTGAAGCGGAAGTTTTGACCATTGCGGTGTCTCCCAAACAACAAAACAAGGGAGTAGGGCGAAAACTTATGGAAGCTGCCATCTTCCAGCTCTACTCTGATCGTACCGAAGCACTGTTCTTGGAAGTGGACGACACCAACGACTCCGCGCTGAAGCTCTACAAAAAACTGGGTTTCAAGAAGGTTGGAGAAAGAAAAGCGTACTATGCGGCTAGTGAAGGCAGTGGAACAGCGCTTGTTATGCGTTGCGATCTACTTTAA
- the miaB gene encoding tRNA (N6-isopentenyl adenosine(37)-C2)-methylthiotransferase MiaB encodes MDNLVDHENQSQSDNATEALEKTEATRKVFIKTYGCQMNVYDSDRMNDALSNDGYEKTENPDDADLVILNTCHIREKAAEKVYSELGRIRKLKEEKAKDGKQMMVSVAGCVAQAEGAEISRRAPVVDLVVGPQSYHRLPELLTRASNGSKVVETEFDIQDKFKHLATPSKEAVRKRGVTAFVTVQEGCDKFCTFCVVPYTRGAEVSRKVEQIVMETERLAAAGVREVTLLGQNVNAWHGEGPDGREWGLGELLFRLAKIDGIERLRYTTSHPRDMEDSLIAAHRDLDILMPYLHLPVQSGSDAILKAMNRKHTRDDYFRLIDRIREARDDIALSGDFIVGFPGETDQHHKDTLDLIRRVTYGSAFSFKYSPRPGTPGATLEEQIDEQVKSERLAELQELLSTQQKDFNASLIGKTIDVLFEKEGRREGQLAGRSPWLQPVHVNAPLDLYGEIRSVEIVAASANSLEGRLV; translated from the coding sequence ATGGATAACCTAGTAGACCACGAAAACCAGAGCCAATCCGACAACGCAACGGAGGCGCTTGAGAAAACCGAAGCGACCCGTAAGGTTTTCATCAAGACCTATGGCTGTCAGATGAACGTCTACGATTCCGATCGTATGAACGACGCCCTGAGCAACGATGGCTACGAAAAAACTGAAAATCCGGACGATGCAGATCTGGTTATCCTGAACACCTGCCACATTCGTGAGAAAGCGGCGGAAAAGGTATACTCTGAACTTGGCCGTATCCGTAAGCTGAAGGAAGAGAAAGCCAAAGACGGCAAGCAGATGATGGTGTCTGTTGCTGGCTGTGTAGCACAGGCAGAAGGTGCGGAAATCTCCCGCCGTGCACCTGTTGTGGACCTCGTTGTTGGTCCTCAGTCCTACCACCGCCTTCCAGAGCTTCTGACACGTGCCTCCAATGGCTCAAAGGTCGTTGAGACCGAGTTCGACATTCAGGACAAGTTCAAGCACCTCGCAACGCCTTCCAAGGAAGCTGTCCGTAAGCGCGGCGTCACTGCATTCGTAACCGTTCAGGAAGGCTGCGATAAGTTCTGCACCTTCTGCGTGGTGCCTTACACCCGCGGTGCTGAGGTGTCCCGTAAGGTAGAACAGATCGTCATGGAAACCGAGCGTCTGGCAGCTGCTGGTGTTCGCGAAGTGACACTGCTCGGCCAGAACGTCAACGCATGGCATGGCGAAGGCCCGGATGGCCGCGAATGGGGCCTCGGCGAGCTCCTGTTCCGCCTTGCCAAAATCGACGGCATCGAGCGCCTGCGTTACACCACATCCCACCCACGCGATATGGAAGACAGTCTGATTGCTGCTCACCGCGACCTCGACATTCTGATGCCTTACCTGCATCTGCCAGTGCAGTCTGGTTCTGATGCAATCCTGAAGGCTATGAACCGCAAGCACACCCGTGATGATTACTTCCGCCTGATCGACCGCATTCGTGAAGCGCGTGACGATATTGCCCTTTCCGGGGACTTCATCGTTGGCTTCCCGGGTGAAACCGATCAGCACCACAAAGACACATTGGACCTGATCCGCCGTGTCACCTACGGTTCTGCATTCTCCTTCAAATACAGCCCGCGCCCGGGCACACCGGGTGCAACGTTGGAAGAGCAGATCGACGAACAAGTGAAGTCTGAACGCCTTGCAGAACTGCAGGAACTGCTCAGCACGCAGCAAAAAGACTTCAATGCGTCATTGATTGGCAAAACAATTGATGTACTGTTTGAAAAGGAAGGCCGCAGAGAAGGGCAGCTTGCAGGTCGTTCACCTTGGCTCCAGCCTGTTCATGTAAACGCACCGCTGGACCTGTATGGTGAAATCAGATCAGTAGAAATTGTCGCTGCCAGCGCAAATAGTCTGGAAGGTCGCCTTGTTTAA
- a CDS encoding Fur family transcriptional regulator: MTAEEKMTLIEMCAHKGMRMTEQRRVIADVIQSAEDHPDVEELYRRASQIDPKISISTVYRTVKLFEDSGIIERHDFRDGRSRYETVSDEHHDHLINLRSGDVIEFRSEEIEKMQEEVARKLGFKLVDHRLELYGIPIDEK, encoded by the coding sequence ATGACGGCAGAAGAAAAAATGACGCTGATTGAAATGTGTGCTCATAAGGGTATGCGGATGACAGAACAGCGCCGCGTGATTGCTGATGTAATTCAGTCTGCTGAAGATCACCCAGACGTGGAGGAGCTTTATCGGAGAGCTTCCCAGATCGATCCAAAGATCTCCATCTCAACTGTTTACCGCACAGTGAAGCTTTTCGAAGATTCCGGCATCATCGAACGTCACGACTTCCGCGACGGTCGCTCCAGATACGAAACCGTCTCTGATGAGCACCACGATCACCTGATCAACCTGCGCTCTGGCGATGTGATTGAATTCCGCAGCGAAGAAATCGAAAAGATGCAGGAAGAAGTCGCACGCAAGCTGGGCTTCAAACTGGTTGATCACCGCCTGGAGCTCTACGGTATTCCGATAGACGAAAAATAG